The Veillonellaceae bacterium sequence TAATACTGATAATTGCTATATCCAGCATAATTATAACAATAAAATTGCCCGGGAAATGCGACGGCTAATTACCCAACTCGGCATCAGCCCTTATGATGAGAAAACAGGTACCGGTATTGTGCGCCACGTATTAGGCAGAGTCGGTGTTCAAACCGGCGAAGTAATGGTAGTTATCGTTACAGCAATTGACAAACTGCCGTATGCCGAGAAAATTATCGAGGCCTTAAAAGGCAGAATTCCTGGTCTTGTCAGTATTATTCAAAATATAAATAATAAACGGACTAATGTGATAATGGGTGATAAGACAATTACCTTATGGGGTCGCGATACTATTACCGATAAACTGGGTGAGTTCAAATTCGAAATCTCAGCTCGCTCATTTTTTCAGGTCAATACGGCCCAAGCGGAGGCGCTTTACGATAAAGCTGTTGAATACGCCGCCTTAACCGGTCGTGAAACAGTTGTTGATGCATATTGCGGTACCGGAACGATAACCTTATTTTTAGCCCGCCATGCTGCAAAAGTCTACGGCATTGAAATAGTAAAGCCGGCCATTCTAGATGCCCGGCGTAATGCTGCTAATAATAATGTGACAAATACTGAATTCATAGTCGGTGACGCTATCGAAATAATGCCAGACCTGTTTAAACAAGGCATTCGCCCAGATGTCATCGTAGTTGACCCACCTCGCGCCGGTTGTGACAAATTGGTGCTGGAAACCTTCGTAAACATGAACCCGGAGCGCATTGTCTATGTATCCTGTAATCCGGCGACCTTGGCGCGGGATCTGGCGGTGTTGGACGAATATGGATACAAAACTCGCGAAATTCAGCCGGTTGATATGTTTCCGCAGACGTTTCACGTTGAGTGCGTAGCACTCCTACAAAGAAAACACAGCGAGAAGCCTTGAGAAATCAGGGCTTTTTTCTTTTTGTCAGATGTTTCGAGCAGCTTGGGAGGCTGAGGTCGGGAATATGTTTGCTACC is a genomic window containing:
- the rlmD gene encoding 23S rRNA (uracil(1939)-C(5))-methyltransferase RlmD → MAKDYKKLPVKKGATYAVDIISLGHSGEGVGRYQDFTIFVPHALPGEQAIVKITEVKKNYAKGQMIKTQSASLDRITPQCFIYSKCGGCQLQHLNYEAQLRVKRQQVVDAVSRIGKLDNIAIHPTLGAQEPWYYRNKMQFPVGTEEGEVAIGCFQQGTHSIVNTDNCYIQHNYNNKIAREMRRLITQLGISPYDEKTGTGIVRHVLGRVGVQTGEVMVVIVTAIDKLPYAEKIIEALKGRIPGLVSIIQNINNKRTNVIMGDKTITLWGRDTITDKLGEFKFEISARSFFQVNTAQAEALYDKAVEYAALTGRETVVDAYCGTGTITLFLARHAAKVYGIEIVKPAILDARRNAANNNVTNTEFIVGDAIEIMPDLFKQGIRPDVIVVDPPRAGCDKLVLETFVNMNPERIVYVSCNPATLARDLAVLDEYGYKTREIQPVDMFPQTFHVECVALLQRKHSEKP